A window from Salvia miltiorrhiza cultivar Shanhuang (shh) chromosome 2, IMPLAD_Smil_shh, whole genome shotgun sequence encodes these proteins:
- the LOC131013079 gene encoding pectinesterase 1-like, with translation MDSVNSFKGYGKVDELEEAAFRRKSRKRAIILSISLLLLVLLIIGIVAGTLAHKNSKKDSGDVAAAQVAAVKSICGVTQFKESCIASLESSNSTNPAKIFEVSLMVVMDSLKKIANFPSLYANRTENKLEKEALNVCGAVLNDAVESLNDTISAVHGGGKLASRIDDLRTWLSATATDQETCLDALEEANATITDEIRLLMKNSTEFASNSLAIATKIVAVIGDFKIPVRRRLLGESGFPEWVRAGDRRLLQEIRPTPNVTVAADGSGDVKSVAEAVARVPKKSAARFVIYVKAGEYVEHIDMDKSCWNVMIYGDGKGVTIISGSRNFVDGTPTFSTATFAIAGKGFIARDMTFKNTAGAEKHQAVAFRSGSDESVYYRCSFDAFQDTLYAHSNRQFYRDCDVTGTIDFIFGNAGVVFQGCNIQPRQPMPNQFVTITAQGKKDPNQNTGISIQRSTISPLGTLTAQTYLGRPWKDFSTTVIMETSIAAGFLNPKGWISWVADVDPPASIFYGEYHNTGLGSDTANRVTWAGYKPAMTPAEASKYNVESLIQGPSWLPATNVAFQST, from the exons ATGGATTCCGTCAACTCCTTCAAAGGCTACGGCAAGGTAGACGAGCTCGAAGAAGCCGCATTCAGAAGAAAATCGCGAAAACGTGCAATCATCCTCTCCATTTCGCTACTTCTACTAGTCCTTCTCATAATCGGAATCGTAGCCGGAACTTTGGCTCACAAAAATAGCAAGAAAGATTCCGGCGACGTCGCGGCGGCTCAGGTGGCGGCCGTCAAGTCCATCTGCGGCGTCACTCAGTTTAAGGAGTCATGCATCGCGAGTTTGGAGTCCTCAAACTCAACAAATCCGGCAAAAATCTTCGAGGTTTCGTTAATGGTGGTGATGGATTCTCTGAAGAAAATCGCTAATTTTCCCAGCCTTTACGCCAACAGGACGGAGAACAAGCTGGAGAAAGAAGCCCTAAACGTCTGCGGCGCGGTGCTAAACGACGCCGTCGAGTCGCTCAACGACACGATCTCCGCCGTGCACGGCGGCGGGAAGCTGGCCTCCCGCATCGACGACCTGCGGACGTGGCTGAGCGCCACCGCCACGGACCAGGAGACGTGCCTCGACGCGCTGGAGGAGGCGAACGCCACCATCACCGACGAAATCAGGCTGCTGATGAAGAACTCGACGGAGTTCGCGAGCAACAGCTTGGCCATCGCCACGAAGATCGTTGCCGTGATTGGGGATTTTAAGATTCCGGTTAGGAGGCGGCTGCTGGGGGAGTCGGGATTCCCGGAGTGGGTGAGGGCGGGGGACAGGCGGCTGCTGCAGGAGATCCGGCCGACGCCGAACGTGACGGTGGCGGCGGACGGCAGCGGGGATGTGAAGAGCGTGGCGGAGGCGGTGGCTCGGGTGCCGAAGAAGAGCGCGGCGAGGTTTGTGATATACGTGAAGGCCGGAGAATACGTGGAGCATATCGACATGGACAAATCTTGCTGGAATGTCATGATTTACGGCGACGGCAAAGGCGTCACCATTATTTCCGGCAGCAGGAATTTCGTCGACGGAACTCCGACTTTCTCCACGGCGACGTTTG CAATCGCCGGAAAAGGATTCATTGCTCGGGACATGACGTTCAAGAACACGGCCGGGGCTGAGAAGCACCAGGCCGTGGCCTTCCGGTCGGGGTCGGACGAGTCGGTCTACTACCGGTGCTCGTTCGACGCCTTCCAAGACACCCTCTACGCACACTCCAACCGCCAATTCTACCGCGACTGCGACGTCACGGGCACCATCGACTTCATCTTCGGCAACGCCGGGGTGGTGTTCCAAGGCTGCAACATTCAGCCTAGGCAGCCCATGCCCAATCAGTTTGTCACAATCACTGCCCAGGGGAAGAAGGATCCGAATCAGAACACTGGGATTTCCATCCAACGCTCTACGATTAGCCCACTGGGCACCCTCACAGCCCAAACGTATCTGGGCCGTCCCTGGAAAGATTTCTCAACTACAGTTATAATGGAAACTAGCATTGCTGCTGGATTCTTGAATCCCAAGGGCTGGATTTCGTGGGTTGCAGATGTGGATCCACCCGCCTCCATTTTCTACGGAGAGTATCACAATACGGGTTTGGGTTCGGATACGGCCAATCGGGTCACGTGGGCTGGATATAAGCCCGCGATGACCCCGGCCGAGGCCTCCAAATATAATGTGGAGTCCTTGATTCAAGGACCATCTTGGTTGCCTGCAACGAATGTGGCCTTTCAATCAACTTAG
- the LOC131013080 gene encoding alanine aminotransferase 2, mitochondrial-like produces the protein MASTPVTVDTINPKVLECEYAVRGEIVILAQKLQEDLKNNPKSHPFDEILYCNIGNPQSLGQKPITFFREVLALCDHPALLDKSETQSLFSADSIKRASQILSQIPGKATGAYSHSQGVKGLRDTIAAGIEARDGFPADPNDIFLTDGASPAVHMMMQLLVRSEKDGILCPIPQYPLYSASIALHGGTLVPYYLDEATGWGLEISELKKQLETAKSKGICVRALVVINPGNPTGQVLAENNQQQIVDFCKKEGLVLLADEVYQENVYVPDKKFYSFKKVARSMGYGEKDITLVSFQSVSKGYYGECGKRGGYMEITGFSPEVREQIYKLASVNLCSNISGQILASLVMSPPKAGDKCYESYSAEKNAILFSLAKRAQQLEHALNSLEGVSCNRAEGAMYLFPRIDLPKKAVEAAKAAKTAPDTFYARRLLNATGIVVVPGSGFGQAPGTLHFRCTILPQEDRIPAIITRLTDFHQAFINEFRD, from the exons ATGGCTTCCACTCCTGTTACTGTTGACACAATCAATCCCAAG GTCTTGGAGTGTGAGTATGCAGTTCGTGGAGAAATCGTGATTCTTGCACAG AAATTGCAAGAAGATCTCAAGAACAACCCCAAATCTCATCCTTTCGATGAG ATACTCTACTGCAATATTGGAAATCCTCAATCCCTTGGCCAGAAGCCAATCACTTTTTTCCGTGAG GTCCTTGCTTTATGTGACCATCCTGCTCTCTTGGATAAATCTGAAACACAGAGTTTATTTAG TGCTGATTCCATAAAACGAGCATCTCAGATTTTAAGTCAAATTCCTGGAAAAGCAACTGGTGCATATAGTCACAGCCAG GGTGTCAAAGGATTACGCGATACAATTGCTGCTGGAATTGAAGCTCGTGATGGATTCCCAGCTGATCCGAATGATATTTTCTTGACTGATGGTGCAAGCCCCGCG GTTCACATGATGATGCAGTTACTGGTACGGTCAGAAAAAGATGGCATTCTCTGTCCCATTCCTCAGTACCCTCTTTATTCTGCTTCAATCGCCCTCCATGGAGGCACTCTC GTCCCCTATTATCTCGATGAAGCAACAGGATGGGGGTTGGAAATCTCAGAGCTTAAGAAACAGCTCGAAACAGCCAAATCTAAGGGCATCTGTGTCCGGGCATTGGTGGTTATAAATCCTGGCAATCCCACCGGGCAG GTTCTGGCTGAAAACAACCAACAGCAAATTGTGGATTTCTGTAAGAAGGAAGGACTTGTTCTTCTGGCAGACGAG GTATACCAGGAAAATGTTTATGTCCCAGACAAGAAGTTCTACTCTTTTAAGAAAGTTGCCCGGTCGATGGGTTATGGGGAGAAAGATATTACCTTGGTCTCCTTCCAGTCTGTCTCCAAAG GCTATTACGGAGAATGCGGAAAACGTGGGGGTTACATGGAGATCACCGGTTTTAGCCCCGAGGTTAGGGAGCAGATATACAAACTGGCATCAGTCAACCTTTGTTCCAACATATCCGGACAAATTCTTGCAAGTCTTGTAATGAGCCCACCAAAG GCTGGAGACAAATGCTACGAGTCTTATTCAGCAGAGAAAAATGCAATCCTATTCTCCTTGGCTAAGCGTGCTCAG CAACTGGAACATGCCTTAAATAGCTTAGAAGGAGTGAGCTGCAACAGAGCAGAAGGAGCCATGTATCTGTTTCCACGTATAGACTTACCAAAGAAGGCGGTAGAAGCCGCAAAAGCTGCTAAGACGGCCCCTGATACGTTCTATGCTCGTCGTCTCCTTAATGCCACGGGGATAGTAGTTGTTCCTGGTTCTGGCTTCGGACAG GCGCCCGGGACGTTGCATTTTAGGTGTACAATACTACCACAAGAGGACAGGATTCCGGCCATCATAACTCGCCTCACTGACTTCCATCAAGCATTCATCAACGAATTCCGTGATTGA
- the LOC131013081 gene encoding proteasome subunit alpha type-5: MFLTRTEYDRGVNTFSPEGRLFQVEYAIEAIKLGSTAIGLKTKEGVVLAVEKRITSPLLEPSSVEKIMEIDEHIGCAMSGLIADARTLVEHARVETQNHRFSYGEPMTVESTTQALCDLALRFGEGDEESMSRPFGVSLLIAGHDENGPCLYYTDPSGTFWQCNAKAIGSGSEGADSSLQEQYNKDLTLKEAETIALSILKQVMEEKVTPNNVDIAKVSPTYHLYSPSEVEAVINRL; the protein is encoded by the exons ATGTTTCTCACGAG GACTGAATATGATAGAGGAGTGAACACTTTTTCTCCTGAAGGCCGATTGTTTCAAGTTGAATATGCTATTGAGGCTATTAAG cTGGGATCAACTGCAATTGGTCTTAAGACTAAGGAGGGAGTGGTTCTTGCTGTGGAGAAGCGCATTACTTCACCGCTTCTG GAGCCTAGCAGTGTGGAGAAAATCATGGAAATTGATGAGCATATTGGATGTGCCATGAGTGGCTTGATTGCTGATGCACGAACACTAGTTGAACACGCACGAGTTGAAACTCAG AATCATAGGTTCTCTTATGGTGAGCCGATGACAGTTGAGTCTACGACCCAAGCACTTTGTGATCTTGCTTTGCGATTTGGCGAGGGGGACGAAGAATCTATG TCAAGACCTTTTGGTGTGTCTCTACTAATTGCTGGTCACGATGAGAATGGTCCTTGCTT ATACTATACGGATCCATCCGGGACATTCTGGCAATGTAATGCAAAAGCCATAGGATCTGGTTCCGAAGGAGCTGACAGCTCTTTGCAAGAGCAGTATAACAAG GATCTAACTCTCAAAGAAGCTGAGACCATTGCACTTTCTATTCTTAAGCAGGTTATGGAGGAAAAG GTTACACCCAACAATGTGGATATTGCGAAGGTATCACCAACATATCATCTTTACTCTCCTTCTGAGGTCGAAGCGGTTATCAATCGTCTATGA
- the LOC131013083 gene encoding uncharacterized protein LOC131013083 isoform X1, with protein MAARLSLCSSPMAAPFMGGIRSLRLRVGCLTSSKLVMMCSKNHTHTRSSTKNKIFEDRSAGIVCYRDENGEITCEGYDEGPRFHKKSSRLDHNTSRDVEIIELLQRCWLRVAEESHQDKGGN; from the exons ATGGCTGCAAGATTGTCTCTTTGTTCATCTCCCATGGCTGCTCCATTCATGGGGGGAATCCGGTCGTTGCGATTACGGGTCGGATGTCTAACAAGTAGTAAACTTGTGATGATGTGTTCCAAGAATCATACTCACACCAGATCATCTACCAAGAACAAG ATTTTCGAAGATCGGTCGGCTGGTATTGTTTGCTACAGAGATGAGAATGGAGAGATAACATGTGAAGGGTACGATGAGGGCCCTCGTTTTCATAAGAAGTCATCAAGACTTGATCATAATACAAG CAGAGATGTTGAGATAATTGAACTCCTTCAAAGATGTTGGCTGCGAGTGGCTGAAGAGAGTCATCAAGACAAAGGGGGGAACTGA
- the LOC131013083 gene encoding uncharacterized protein LOC131013083 isoform X2, which translates to MAARLSLCSSPMAAPFMGGIRSLRLRVGCLTSSKLVMMCSKNHTHTRSSTKNKIFEDRSAGIVCYRDENGEITCEGYDEGPRFHKKSSRLDHNTRDVEIIELLQRCWLRVAEESHQDKGGN; encoded by the exons ATGGCTGCAAGATTGTCTCTTTGTTCATCTCCCATGGCTGCTCCATTCATGGGGGGAATCCGGTCGTTGCGATTACGGGTCGGATGTCTAACAAGTAGTAAACTTGTGATGATGTGTTCCAAGAATCATACTCACACCAGATCATCTACCAAGAACAAG ATTTTCGAAGATCGGTCGGCTGGTATTGTTTGCTACAGAGATGAGAATGGAGAGATAACATGTGAAGGGTACGATGAGGGCCCTCGTTTTCATAAGAAGTCATCAAGACTTGATCATAATACAAG AGATGTTGAGATAATTGAACTCCTTCAAAGATGTTGGCTGCGAGTGGCTGAAGAGAGTCATCAAGACAAAGGGGGGAACTGA